A genomic segment from Mustela lutreola isolate mMusLut2 chromosome 15, mMusLut2.pri, whole genome shotgun sequence encodes:
- the SRCIN1 gene encoding SRC kinase signaling inhibitor 1 isoform X9: MGNAPSQDPERSSPPMLSADDAEYPREYRTLGGGSGAGGGGRRFSNVGLVHTSERRHTVIAAQSLEALSGLQKADADRKRDAFMDHLKNKYPQHALALRGQPDRMREQVGGWTVDPVCLLSSLCSHLHGDSAPSGAGQPAQQPNYWSFKTRSSRHTQGAQPGLADQAAKLSYASAESLETMSEAELPLGFSRMNRFRQSLPLSRSASQTKLRSPGVLFLQFGEETRRVHITHEVSSLDTLHALIAHMFPQKLTMGMLKSPNTAILIKDEARNVFYELEDVRDIQDRSIIKIYRKEPLYAAFPGSHLTNGDLRREMVYASRESSPTRRLNNLSPAPHLASSSPPPGLPSGLPSGLPSGLPSGLPSGLPSGLQSGSPSRSRLSYAGGRPPSYAGSPVHHAAERLGGAPAAQGVSPSPSAILERRDVKPDEDLAGKAGGMVLVKGEGLYADPYGLLHEGRLSLAAAAGDPFAYPGASGLYKRGSVRSLSTYSAAALQSDLEDSLYKAAGGGPLYGDGYGFRLPPSSPQKLADVAAPPGGPQPPHSPYSGPPSRGSPVRQSFRKDSGSSSVFAESPGGKTRSTGGSSTAGAPPPELFPGPGERPLVGFGPPVPAKDTETRERMEAMEKQIASLTGLVQSALLRGSEPETPSEKIEGSNGAGTPSAPCGSGSRSSGATPVSGAPPPSAGSTPAGQPTAISRLQMQLHLRGLQNSTSDLRSQLQQLRKLQLQNLESLRALLKGTEAELSMRVSEAARRQEDPLQRQRTLVEEERLRYLNDEELITQQLNDLEKSVEKIQRDVSHNHRLVPGPELEEKALVLKQLGETLTELKAHFPGLQSKMRVVLRVEVEAVKFLKEEPQRLDGLLKRCRGVTDMLAQIRRQVDEGVWPPPNSLLNQSPKKVTAETDFNKSLDFEMPPPSPPLNLHELSGPAEGAPPTPKGGNPTKGLDAAGKRSVDKAVSVEAAERDWEEKRAALTQYSAKDINRLLEETQAELLKAIPDLDCASKAHPGLAPTPDHKPPKAPHGQKAAPRTEPSGRRGSDELTVPRYRTEKPSKSPPPPPPRRSFPSSHGLTTTRTGEVVVTSKKDSAFIKKAESEELEVQKPQVKLRRTVSEVARPASTPPIIASAIKDEDDEDRIIAELEVFERSSVSSLPPTPRRQPIPTLLAPQDLGPPGGSAQGPTWKAAPSPRAFCVPRIILTECTPNPPSPPEARPEEVGPRTTPTPRPRTLAGSGRGCDGARALPEVVAKASQPRSPLAPEKEGTALKRWGIESCSPVEGGAEAPCPWGPALDGTQELSIADTQPEKTPEDTRQDAQAGSGEPRGQPAAGLGCTVRGTPTQRMDSLEETLRELEAALSQMGTALAVGPPSSARSLPPGPQVAASSLSLSSCLHALISWSSELEGVGGCRSITPASSSHWPFLSSRQPPGSPAPGGVCRQSPREAGKPAYPGIGPSNPGKDQVLSPLLCIYKPTNKVLSSFSIPPFPSPSPV; the protein is encoded by the exons ACCCGCAGCTCGCGCCACACTCAGGGAGCCCAGCCCGGGCTGGCAGACCAGGCAGCCAAGCTGTCATACGCCTCGGCTGAGTCGCTGGAGACCATGTCGGAGGCGGAGCTGCCCCTGGGCTTCAGTAGGATGAACCGCTTCCGACAGAGCCTGCCCCTCTCCCGCTCCGCCAGCCAGACCAAGCTGCGCTCGCCAG GGGTGCTGTTCCTGCAGTTCGGGGAGGAGACTCGGCGCGTGCACATCACGCACGAGGTCAGCAGCCTGGACACGCTGCACGCGCTCATCGCGCACATGTTCCCGCAGAAGCTCACCATGGGCATGCTCAAGTCGCCCAACACCGCCATCCTCATCAAAGACGAGGCTCGCAACGTCTTCTACGAGCTGGAGGACGTCCG GGACATCCAGGACCGAAGTATTATCAAGATCTATAGGAAGGAGCCTCTTTACGCCGCTTTCCCTGGCTCACACCTTACCAACGGGGACCTCCGG AGAGAGATGGTGTATGCTTCACGGGAGTCATCGCCCACACGGCGTCTCAACAACCTGTCGCCGGCGCCGCACCTAGCGTCCAGCTCTCCGCCCCCGGGCCTGCCATCCGGGCTGCCCTCGGGACTCCCGTCCGGGCTCCCCTCGGGGCTCCCGTCTGGGCTCCCCTCCGGGCTGCAGTCGGGCTCGCCGTCACGCTCGCGCCTCTCCTACGCCGGGGGGCGCCCGCCCTCCTACGCTGGCAGTCCGGTTCACCATGCGGCCGAGCGGCTGGGGGGTGCCCCAGCCGCCCAGGGCgtcagccccagccccagcgccATCCTGGAGCGGCGCGATGTGAAGCCGGACGAGGACCTGGCAGGCAAGGCAGGCGGCATGGTGCTGGTGAAGGGCGAGGGCCTCTATGCCGACCCCTACGGGTTGCTCCACGAGGGCCGTCTGAGCCTGGCCGCGGCCGCCGGCGACCCGTTCGCCTACCCGGGGGCCAGCGGACTCTACAAGCGCGGCTCGGTGCGCTCGCTCAGCACCTATTCGGCGGCCGCGCTGCAGTCCGACCTGGAAGACTCGCTGTACAAGGCGGCGGGCGGTGGTCCGCTCTACGGAGACGGCTATGGCTTCCGCCTGCCGCCCTCGTCACCACAGAAGCTGGCCGATGTGGCGGCACCCCCCGGAGGTCCCCAGCCTCCACACAGCCCCTACTCCGGGCCGCCCAGCCGCGGCTCGCCAGTGCGCCAGTCTTTCCGCAAAGACTCGGGCTCCTCATCGGTCTTCGCAGAGAGCCCCGGAGGCAAGACACGCAGCACCGGGGGCTCCTCGACAGCCGGAGCTCCACCTCCGGAGCTCTTCCCTGGGCCTGGGGAGCGCCCTCTGGTTGGGTTTGGGCCACCGGTGCCAGCCAAGGACACGGAGACCAG GGAGCGCATGGAGGCCATGGAGAAGCAGATTGCCAGTCTCACAGGCCTGGTACAGAGTGCCCTACTACGAGGCTCGGAGCCTGAGACCCCTAG CGAGAAGATTGAAGGCTCCAATGGAGCAGGCACCCCCTCAGCAC CCTGCGGGTCCGGCAGCCGGAGCAGCGGGGCCACCCCAGTGTCCGGCGCTCCCCCGCCCTCAGCAGGCAGCACTCCTGCGGGGCAGCCCACGGCCATCAGCCGTTTGCAGATGCAACTGCACTTGCGTGGCCTGCAGAACAGCACCAGTGACCTGCGCAGCCAACTTCAGCAATTGCGAAAGCTCCAG CTACAAAACCTGGAGTCGCTGCGCGCGCTGCTGAAGGGCACGGAGGCGGAGCTGAGCATGCGCGTGTCGGAGGCAGCGCGGCGGCAGGAGGACCCGCTGCAGCGGCAGCGCACCCTGGTGGAGGAGGAGCGGCTGCGCTATCTCAACGACGAGGAGCTCATTACCCAGCAGCTCAA TGACCTGGAGAAATCGGTGGAGAAGATCCAGCGGGATGTATCCCACAACCACCGGCTGGTGCCAGGCCCAGAGCTGGAGGAGAAGGCACTGGTGCTGAAGCAGCTCGGGGAGACGCTGACCGAGCTTAAGG CTCACTTCCCAGGCCTGCAGAGCAAGATGCGGGTGGTACTGCGTGTGGAGGTGGAGGCCGTGAAGTTCCTGAAGGAGGAGCCACAGCGCCTGGATGGGCTCCTCAAGCGCTGTCGTGGGGTCACGGACATGCTGGCCCAGATCCGCAG GCAAGTGGACGAGGGTGTGTGGCCACCCCCCAACAGTCTCCTGAATCAGTCTCCCAAGAAGGTGACTGCTGAGACGGACTTCAACAAGAGCTTGGACTTCGAAATGCCACCCCCCAGTCCTCCACTGAACCTCCACGAGCTGAGTGGGCCAGCCGAGGGAGCCCCTCCTACGCCCAAGGGGGGCAACCCCACCAAAGGCCTGGATGCTGCTGGCAAGAGAAGTGTGGACAAGGCCGTGTCTGTTGAG GCTGCCGAGCGGGACTGGGAGGAGAAGCGGGCCGCTCTGACCCAGTACAGCGCCAAGGACATCAACCGGCTGCTGGAGGAGACCCAGGCAGAGCTGCTGAAGGCCATCCCTGACCTGGACTGTGCGAGCAAGGCCCACCCAGGCCTGGCCCCCACCCCTGACCACAAGCCCCCCAAGGCCCCCCACGGCCAAAAGGCAGCCCCTCGGACGGAGCCCAGTGGAAGGAGGGGCTCAG ATGAGCTGACAGTGCCTCGGTACCGCACGGAGAAGCCCTCCAAGTcgcccccaccgcccccgccccgccggagcttcccttcctcccacggCCTCACCACCACCCGCACGGGAGAGGTGGTGGTCACCAGCAAGAAGGACTCAGCCTTCATCAAG AAGGCGGAGTCTGAGGAGCTGGAGGTGCAGAAGCCCCAGGTGAAGCTGCGCCGAACCGTGTCCGAGGTGGCCCGCCCCGCCTCCACGCCGCCCATCATAGCCTCTGCCATCAAAGATGAGGATGATGAGGACCGCATCATCGCGGAGCTAGAG GTGTTTGAGAGAAGCTCAGtgtcttccctcccccccacGCCCCGCCGCCAGCCGATCCCCACCTTGCTGGCACCCCAGGACCTGGGGCCCCCTGGGGGCTCAGCCCAGGGCCCCACATGGAAG GCTGCCCCAAGCCCCAGGGCCTTTTGTGTCCCCCGGATCATCTTGACAGAGTGTACCCccaaccctccctccccaccagagGCCAGGCCTGAGGAAGTTGGTCCCAGGACAACTCCCACCCCGCGCCCCCGGACCCTGGCTGGCAGTGGGAGAGGCTGCGATGGTGCCCGGGCCCTGCCAGAGGTTGTGGCCAAGGCTTCCCAGCCCAGGAGCCCCTTGGCACCTGAGAAGGAAGGGACAGCTCTGAAGAGATGGGGGATAGAGAGCTGCAGCCCAGTGGAAGGAGGAGCTGAGGCCCCCTGCCCTTGGGGACCAGCCCTTGACGGGACTCAGGAGCTCTCTATTGCTGACACCCAGCCTGAGAAGACCCCCGAGGACACCAGACAGGATGCCCAAGCTGGCAGTGGGGAGCCCAGGGGCCAGCCTGCTGCAGGTCTAGGCTGCACAGTGAGAGGCACCCCCACCCAGCGGATGGACAGCCTGGAGGAGACTCTCCGGGAGCTAGAAGCCGCCCTGAGCCAGATGGGCACTGCCCTCGCCGTGGGGCCCCCCAGCAGCGCCCGATCCCTGCCACCCGGTCCCCAGGTGGCTGCCTCCTCCCTTagcctctcctcctgccttcatGCTCTGATCTCTTGGTCCTCAGagctggagggagtggggggctgCAGGAGCATCAcgccagcctcctcctcccactgGCCTTTTCTCAGTTCCCGCCAGCCTCCTGGGAGCCCTGCGCCGGGTGGGGTTTGCAGGCAGAGCCCCCGGGAGGCTGGGAAGCCGGCCTACCCAGGGATCGGCCCAAGCAACCCTGGCAAGGACCAggtcctctcccctctgctctgtaTCTATAAACCAACAAATAAAGTTCTCTCCTCCTTTTCCATCCCCCcgttcccttccccctctcctgtctga
- the SRCIN1 gene encoding SRC kinase signaling inhibitor 1 isoform X13: protein MHLWPQPNYWSFKTRSSRHTQGAQPGLADQAAKLSYASAESLETMSEAELPLGFSRMNRFRQSLPLSRSASQTKLRSPGVLFLQFGEETRRVHITHEVSSLDTLHALIAHMFPQKLTMGMLKSPNTAILIKDEARNVFYELEDVRDIQDRSIIKIYRKEPLYAAFPGSHLTNGDLRREMVYASRESSPTRRLNNLSPAPHLASSSPPPGLPSGLPSGLPSGLPSGLPSGLPSGLQSGSPSRSRLSYAGGRPPSYAGSPVHHAAERLGGAPAAQGVSPSPSAILERRDVKPDEDLAGKAGGMVLVKGEGLYADPYGLLHEGRLSLAAAAGDPFAYPGASGLYKRGSVRSLSTYSAAALQSDLEDSLYKAAGGGPLYGDGYGFRLPPSSPQKLADVAAPPGGPQPPHSPYSGPPSRGSPVRQSFRKDSGSSSVFAESPGGKTRSTGGSSTAGAPPPELFPGPGERPLVGFGPPVPAKDTETRERMEAMEKQIASLTGLVQSALLRGSEPETPSEKIEGSNGAGTPSAPCGSGSRSSGATPVSGAPPPSAGSTPAGQPTAISRLQMQLHLRGLQNSTSDLRSQLQQLRKLQLQNLESLRALLKGTEAELSMRVSEAARRQEDPLQRQRTLVEEERLRYLNDEELITQQLNDLEKSVEKIQRDVSHNHRLVPGPELEEKALVLKQLGETLTELKAHFPGLQSKMRVVLRVEVEAVKFLKEEPQRLDGLLKRCRGVTDMLAQIRRQVDEGVWPPPNSLLNQSPKKVTAETDFNKSLDFEMPPPSPPLNLHELSGPAEGAPPTPKGGNPTKGLDAAGKRSVDKAVSVEAAERDWEEKRAALTQYSAKDINRLLEETQAELLKAIPDLDCASKAHPGLAPTPDHKPPKAPHGQKAAPRTEPSGRRGSDELTVPRYRTEKPSKSPPPPPPRRSFPSSHGLTTTRTGEVVVTSKKDSAFIKKAESEELEVQKPQVKLRRTVSEVARPASTPPIIASAIKDEDDEDRIIAELEVFERSSVSSLPPTPRRQPIPTLLAPQDLGPPGGSAQGPTWKAAPSPRAFCVPRIILTECTPNPPSPPEARPEEVGPRTTPTPRPRTLAGSGRGCDGARALPEVVAKASQPRSPLAPEKEGTALKRWGIESCSPVEGGAEAPCPWGPALDGTQELSIADTQPEKTPEDTRQDAQAGSGEPRGQPAAGLGCTVRGTPTQRMDSLEETLRELEAALSQMGTALAVGPPSSARSLPPGPQVAASSLSLSSCLHALISWSSELEGVGGCRSITPASSSHWPFLSSRQPPGSPAPGGVCRQSPREAGKPAYPGIGPSNPGKDQVLSPLLCIYKPTNKVLSSFSIPPFPSPSPV, encoded by the exons ACCCGCAGCTCGCGCCACACTCAGGGAGCCCAGCCCGGGCTGGCAGACCAGGCAGCCAAGCTGTCATACGCCTCGGCTGAGTCGCTGGAGACCATGTCGGAGGCGGAGCTGCCCCTGGGCTTCAGTAGGATGAACCGCTTCCGACAGAGCCTGCCCCTCTCCCGCTCCGCCAGCCAGACCAAGCTGCGCTCGCCAG GGGTGCTGTTCCTGCAGTTCGGGGAGGAGACTCGGCGCGTGCACATCACGCACGAGGTCAGCAGCCTGGACACGCTGCACGCGCTCATCGCGCACATGTTCCCGCAGAAGCTCACCATGGGCATGCTCAAGTCGCCCAACACCGCCATCCTCATCAAAGACGAGGCTCGCAACGTCTTCTACGAGCTGGAGGACGTCCG GGACATCCAGGACCGAAGTATTATCAAGATCTATAGGAAGGAGCCTCTTTACGCCGCTTTCCCTGGCTCACACCTTACCAACGGGGACCTCCGG AGAGAGATGGTGTATGCTTCACGGGAGTCATCGCCCACACGGCGTCTCAACAACCTGTCGCCGGCGCCGCACCTAGCGTCCAGCTCTCCGCCCCCGGGCCTGCCATCCGGGCTGCCCTCGGGACTCCCGTCCGGGCTCCCCTCGGGGCTCCCGTCTGGGCTCCCCTCCGGGCTGCAGTCGGGCTCGCCGTCACGCTCGCGCCTCTCCTACGCCGGGGGGCGCCCGCCCTCCTACGCTGGCAGTCCGGTTCACCATGCGGCCGAGCGGCTGGGGGGTGCCCCAGCCGCCCAGGGCgtcagccccagccccagcgccATCCTGGAGCGGCGCGATGTGAAGCCGGACGAGGACCTGGCAGGCAAGGCAGGCGGCATGGTGCTGGTGAAGGGCGAGGGCCTCTATGCCGACCCCTACGGGTTGCTCCACGAGGGCCGTCTGAGCCTGGCCGCGGCCGCCGGCGACCCGTTCGCCTACCCGGGGGCCAGCGGACTCTACAAGCGCGGCTCGGTGCGCTCGCTCAGCACCTATTCGGCGGCCGCGCTGCAGTCCGACCTGGAAGACTCGCTGTACAAGGCGGCGGGCGGTGGTCCGCTCTACGGAGACGGCTATGGCTTCCGCCTGCCGCCCTCGTCACCACAGAAGCTGGCCGATGTGGCGGCACCCCCCGGAGGTCCCCAGCCTCCACACAGCCCCTACTCCGGGCCGCCCAGCCGCGGCTCGCCAGTGCGCCAGTCTTTCCGCAAAGACTCGGGCTCCTCATCGGTCTTCGCAGAGAGCCCCGGAGGCAAGACACGCAGCACCGGGGGCTCCTCGACAGCCGGAGCTCCACCTCCGGAGCTCTTCCCTGGGCCTGGGGAGCGCCCTCTGGTTGGGTTTGGGCCACCGGTGCCAGCCAAGGACACGGAGACCAG GGAGCGCATGGAGGCCATGGAGAAGCAGATTGCCAGTCTCACAGGCCTGGTACAGAGTGCCCTACTACGAGGCTCGGAGCCTGAGACCCCTAG CGAGAAGATTGAAGGCTCCAATGGAGCAGGCACCCCCTCAGCAC CCTGCGGGTCCGGCAGCCGGAGCAGCGGGGCCACCCCAGTGTCCGGCGCTCCCCCGCCCTCAGCAGGCAGCACTCCTGCGGGGCAGCCCACGGCCATCAGCCGTTTGCAGATGCAACTGCACTTGCGTGGCCTGCAGAACAGCACCAGTGACCTGCGCAGCCAACTTCAGCAATTGCGAAAGCTCCAG CTACAAAACCTGGAGTCGCTGCGCGCGCTGCTGAAGGGCACGGAGGCGGAGCTGAGCATGCGCGTGTCGGAGGCAGCGCGGCGGCAGGAGGACCCGCTGCAGCGGCAGCGCACCCTGGTGGAGGAGGAGCGGCTGCGCTATCTCAACGACGAGGAGCTCATTACCCAGCAGCTCAA TGACCTGGAGAAATCGGTGGAGAAGATCCAGCGGGATGTATCCCACAACCACCGGCTGGTGCCAGGCCCAGAGCTGGAGGAGAAGGCACTGGTGCTGAAGCAGCTCGGGGAGACGCTGACCGAGCTTAAGG CTCACTTCCCAGGCCTGCAGAGCAAGATGCGGGTGGTACTGCGTGTGGAGGTGGAGGCCGTGAAGTTCCTGAAGGAGGAGCCACAGCGCCTGGATGGGCTCCTCAAGCGCTGTCGTGGGGTCACGGACATGCTGGCCCAGATCCGCAG GCAAGTGGACGAGGGTGTGTGGCCACCCCCCAACAGTCTCCTGAATCAGTCTCCCAAGAAGGTGACTGCTGAGACGGACTTCAACAAGAGCTTGGACTTCGAAATGCCACCCCCCAGTCCTCCACTGAACCTCCACGAGCTGAGTGGGCCAGCCGAGGGAGCCCCTCCTACGCCCAAGGGGGGCAACCCCACCAAAGGCCTGGATGCTGCTGGCAAGAGAAGTGTGGACAAGGCCGTGTCTGTTGAG GCTGCCGAGCGGGACTGGGAGGAGAAGCGGGCCGCTCTGACCCAGTACAGCGCCAAGGACATCAACCGGCTGCTGGAGGAGACCCAGGCAGAGCTGCTGAAGGCCATCCCTGACCTGGACTGTGCGAGCAAGGCCCACCCAGGCCTGGCCCCCACCCCTGACCACAAGCCCCCCAAGGCCCCCCACGGCCAAAAGGCAGCCCCTCGGACGGAGCCCAGTGGAAGGAGGGGCTCAG ATGAGCTGACAGTGCCTCGGTACCGCACGGAGAAGCCCTCCAAGTcgcccccaccgcccccgccccgccggagcttcccttcctcccacggCCTCACCACCACCCGCACGGGAGAGGTGGTGGTCACCAGCAAGAAGGACTCAGCCTTCATCAAG AAGGCGGAGTCTGAGGAGCTGGAGGTGCAGAAGCCCCAGGTGAAGCTGCGCCGAACCGTGTCCGAGGTGGCCCGCCCCGCCTCCACGCCGCCCATCATAGCCTCTGCCATCAAAGATGAGGATGATGAGGACCGCATCATCGCGGAGCTAGAG GTGTTTGAGAGAAGCTCAGtgtcttccctcccccccacGCCCCGCCGCCAGCCGATCCCCACCTTGCTGGCACCCCAGGACCTGGGGCCCCCTGGGGGCTCAGCCCAGGGCCCCACATGGAAG GCTGCCCCAAGCCCCAGGGCCTTTTGTGTCCCCCGGATCATCTTGACAGAGTGTACCCccaaccctccctccccaccagagGCCAGGCCTGAGGAAGTTGGTCCCAGGACAACTCCCACCCCGCGCCCCCGGACCCTGGCTGGCAGTGGGAGAGGCTGCGATGGTGCCCGGGCCCTGCCAGAGGTTGTGGCCAAGGCTTCCCAGCCCAGGAGCCCCTTGGCACCTGAGAAGGAAGGGACAGCTCTGAAGAGATGGGGGATAGAGAGCTGCAGCCCAGTGGAAGGAGGAGCTGAGGCCCCCTGCCCTTGGGGACCAGCCCTTGACGGGACTCAGGAGCTCTCTATTGCTGACACCCAGCCTGAGAAGACCCCCGAGGACACCAGACAGGATGCCCAAGCTGGCAGTGGGGAGCCCAGGGGCCAGCCTGCTGCAGGTCTAGGCTGCACAGTGAGAGGCACCCCCACCCAGCGGATGGACAGCCTGGAGGAGACTCTCCGGGAGCTAGAAGCCGCCCTGAGCCAGATGGGCACTGCCCTCGCCGTGGGGCCCCCCAGCAGCGCCCGATCCCTGCCACCCGGTCCCCAGGTGGCTGCCTCCTCCCTTagcctctcctcctgccttcatGCTCTGATCTCTTGGTCCTCAGagctggagggagtggggggctgCAGGAGCATCAcgccagcctcctcctcccactgGCCTTTTCTCAGTTCCCGCCAGCCTCCTGGGAGCCCTGCGCCGGGTGGGGTTTGCAGGCAGAGCCCCCGGGAGGCTGGGAAGCCGGCCTACCCAGGGATCGGCCCAAGCAACCCTGGCAAGGACCAggtcctctcccctctgctctgtaTCTATAAACCAACAAATAAAGTTCTCTCCTCCTTTTCCATCCCCCcgttcccttccccctctcctgtctga